One stretch of Chloroflexota bacterium DNA includes these proteins:
- a CDS encoding integrase core domain-containing protein has product MPGLPALGQEFITPYTPEQNGIIERFFRSLKEECVWQRNFVSFAEARRAIRRWIEWYNAERPHQALGYRSPRQHRAQQLQLVA; this is encoded by the coding sequence GTGCCGGGACTACCGGCGCTCGGCCAGGAGTTCATCACGCCGTACACGCCGGAGCAGAACGGGATCATCGAGCGCTTCTTCCGCAGCCTGAAGGAGGAGTGCGTCTGGCAGCGCAACTTCGTCAGCTTCGCGGAGGCGCGGCGAGCGATCCGTCGGTGGATCGAGTGGTACAACGCCGAGCGGCCGCACCAGGCGCTCGGGTACCGCAGCCCACGGCAGCATCGCGCTCAACAACTTCAACTGGTGGCTTGA